The sequence AACCTGTTACCCTATAAAATTAAATGATTAATTGAAAACTATATCACTGTGGTTGAGTAAAACCTTTGAGCTTTTGTGATATTTCTGTTTCTTTTAATCCTTTGGCTTGAACTAAAACGTGGAAACCACCAAGCCCCATCGGATCTAAAAGTTGGTGTAAGGAGTCACGACGTTTCAGTATGGTAGATAAAGGTTGCTGGGATTGGGATAAACTTGCTACACGCTCTCCTAACCCTAAAGCCATCAAAAACAATCCTTGTTGAGTTAAACCAACTTTGTGCAAACCGAGGCGATCGCCGTTGTTCTCCAAAGCAGTAAAATCAACATGAGCGGTAATATCTTGTTGCCCAATGTTAATATACGGGTCATTATGGCGATGATGTCGAGTGTAGCACTGTAAGGTTCCGCGATCGCGTCTGGGATTGTAATAACGGTTTTTAATATATCCATAGTCAATTGTTAGCACATACCCGCGCTGCAAACGGTGAGCTATTACACTTAACCATTCCAAAGCCGCTAAATTAATTTCGCTACGATATCCCGAGGGATATTTAGTTATGTCAATTTCTAAGGAGTTTAAATAATCAACCAGTTTTGGTGTTGAAGGTTTGTCGGTGATTTCGGTGAAAGGATTAGAGGGGGGAGAGGGGGCAGCATTTTCATCTTCTTTAGTGACGTAAATCTCGCGTAATTCTCCGTTTTCTATGGTGAATTGATGCACGGGGAAAGCGTCTA comes from Rivularia sp. PCC 7116 and encodes:
- a CDS encoding class I SAM-dependent methyltransferase, whose protein sequence is MEYNPQLYQEITNRITASPQQRITFAEYMDLALYHPEYGYYSQKATNLGKQGDFFTSVHLGADIGEMLAVQFAETWEILGKPESFDLIEMGAGQGYLAADILNYIKQEYSAFFKSLKYKIIEKSPGLKQLQQQRLKEYQVTWCELEEISNNSVTGCFFSNELVDAFPVHQFTIENGELREIYVTKEDENAAPSPPSNPFTEITDKPSTPKLVDYLNSLEIDITKYPSGYRSEINLAALEWLSVIAHRLQRGYVLTIDYGYIKNRYYNPRRDRGTLQCYTRHHRHNDPYINIGQQDITAHVDFTALENNGDRLGLHKVGLTQQGLFLMALGLGERVASLSQSQQPLSTILKRRDSLHQLLDPMGLGGFHVLVQAKGLKETEISQKLKGFTQPQ